A window of Fusarium oxysporum Fo47 chromosome II, complete sequence genomic DNA:
CGATGACCAATACCACTATTACCAACGTAAGTGACCCGTTCGTCGCAGTCACACTCAACTCACACAATCCAGCGGGCATTGGAACATATGTCGTCTCAGGATCACTAACTCATACCGGCATTCGGGCTCGCTTTGGCTCTTGGTATCAAAAAGCCAAAGACTCGGCCATTGGCTCTTCATTCGACCAGCATGTCGTAGGAGGCTATCGATTCCTTATGCGATTTTATAACCCCGGCGATGAGATTTATATGTTCGGTTTCAGTCGGGGAGCATATATTGCACGCTTCCTGGCCGAGATGCTCGATTACATCGGACTCTTGTCGCACGGCAATGAAGAAATGGTCAAGTTCgcttggaaggcatttgCTCAATGGCAAGGTCGTGAGCAAATTCctgaagacgaggaagattGTGACAAGCCACCGAGCAAAGAGACCGAGGCcgcaaagaagaagagagacgAAATGTTTCAGTTCATGAAGGGTTTTCGAGAAACATTCTCTCGTCCAGTTGGTCGTATCCGTTTCCTTGGGCTGTTTGATACAGTCAATTCTGTTCCAAGATTTGAGACAGCTTGGATGCAACGCAGCAAGTTTCCGTACACCGCACGAAGCAGCGCCAGAGTAATTCGCCACGCCGTCAGCATCGACGAGAGACGAGCCAAGTTTCGTCAGGATCTCATGTATCAAGATCGACCCAAGCAGAAAGATGACCAAGGTCATCACTTTCACAAGGCAATCAATGACATCCGCGAGGAACTCAACGGACACGACGATCGAGGCAGAAAAGGCAACCATCTCTCTCCTAATGACAAGAGAGGTGGCCGAAAGAAGAAAGGCAGCGCATATGCGCCGTACCGAGCTCGCTCAAGATCGTGCAGAAGACCAAGCCAATGCGGAGATCCTGACAATTTCTCCAACCTCTCCGGTCTTGCACTCGATgagatcaacaacatcgatgACGATGCCGCCCAAGACATTGACGAAGTTTGGTTCTCCGGTGGTCATGCAGACGTCGGTGGAGGCTGGGAAATGCTTGAAGGTAGCAAGAGTACCAGTCACATTCCCCTTGCATGGATCGTGAGAGAAGCTCAGAAAGCTGGTCTCACatttgacgatgagaaggTCGCAGAGATGGGATGTTGCGCTGCTCACGACTGGCAA
This region includes:
- a CDS encoding uncharacterized protein (uncharacterized alpha/beta hydrolase domain-domain containing protein); translation: MDYSHLAPNSLNESVKGHPESSRDFQSRPSTPGMGPDAGVGYGRKPRKLVLCFDGTGNKFHGDDSDSNILKIFRMLDREADDQYHYYQPGIGTYVVSGSLTHTGIRARFGSWYQKAKDSAIGSSFDQHVVGGYRFLMRFYNPGDEIYMFGFSRGAYIARFLAEMLDYIGLLSHGNEEMVKFAWKAFAQWQGREQIPEDEEDCDKPPSKETEAAKKKRDEMFQFMKGFRETFSRPVGRIRFLGLFDTVNSVPRFETAWMQRSKFPYTARSSARVIRHAVSIDERRAKFRQDLMYQDRPKQKDDQGHHFHKAINDIREELNGHDDRGRKGNHLSPNDKRGGRKKKGSAYAPYRARSRSCRRPSQCGDPDNFSNLSGLALDEINNIDDDAAQDIDEVWFSGGHADVGGGWEMLEGSKSTSHIPLAWIVREAQKAGLTFDDEKVAEMGCCAAHDWQEATGRPPIPDLRVSSGSGGPGRAPDIPMDEKEDHPKNDFHNVMHGACTARIHDSLEYGQGLGPFAVTAWKIMEYMPFRRMDLQSDGSWKPIRWPLPGGEVRDVPDAVRVHGSVIRRMKHDENYRPGNLIIGGGGRGVRKASAQHGIGDWECVADHGDPVGEIWVRKKKDDRYRD